One genomic window of Arachis hypogaea cultivar Tifrunner chromosome 8, arahy.Tifrunner.gnm2.J5K5, whole genome shotgun sequence includes the following:
- the LOC112705972 gene encoding vacuolar protein sorting-associated protein 45 homolog isoform X2: MVLTSSARDYVNRMLQDISGMKVLILDCQTVSIVSVVYSQSELLQKEVFLVELVDSITKSKELMSHLKAVYFLRPTTENIQHLRRQLAAPRFGEYHLFFSNILKDTQIHILADSDEHEAVQQVQEFYADFVAVDPYHFTLHIPSSYIYMLPAVVDPSTLQRFCDRVVDGVAAVFLALKRRPVIRYQRTSDIAKRIAHEANKLMYQEESGLFDFRRTEVSPLLLALDRRDDPVTPLLNQWTYQAMVHELIGIQDNKVDLKSIDKFSKDQEEVVLSSEQDSFFKANMYENFGDIGMNIKRLVDEFQQVSKSNQNIQTIEDMAKFVDNYPEYRKMHGNVSKHVTLVTEMSKIVQQRKLMTVSQTEQELACNGGQGAAFEAVTNLLNDDSISDVDRLRLVMLYALRYEKDSPVQLMQLFNKLASRSAKYKSGLVQFLLKQAGVDKRTGDLFGNRDLMNIARNMARGLKGVENVYTQHQPLLFQTMESIVKGRLRDVDYPFVGNHFQQGRPQEVIIFIVGGTTYEESRCVALQNASNPGIRFILGGSSVLNSRR, encoded by the exons atggTGCTCACGTCCTCTGCACGTGACTACGTCAACCGCATGCTGCAGGACATCTCCGGCATGAAGGTCCTAATCCTCGATTGCCAAACG GTGAGTATTGTGAGCGTTGTGTATTCACAGTCAGAGCTTCTTCAGAAGGAAGTATTCTTGGTGGAGTTGGTGGATTCCATAACCAAGTCGAAGGAGCTTATGTCGCATCTCAAGGCCGTTTACTTCCTTCGCCCTACGACGGAGAACATCCAGCATTTGCGCCGCCAGCTGGCCGCTCCTAGATTTGGGGAGTATCACCTAT ttttctccaacatattgAAGGACACTCAAATTCACATACTTGCTGATTCAGATGAACATGAAGCTGTCCAGCAAGTTCAG GAGTTCTACGCAGACTTTGTTGCAGTTGATCCTTATCATTTCACTTTGCACATCCCTTCAAGTTATATTTATATGCTCCCAGCTGTGGTGGATCCTTCAACACTGCAACGCTTCTGTGATCGGGTTGTTGATGGTGTAGCAGCTGTCTTTTTGGCATTAAAACGGAGACCAGTTATTAGATATCAAAGGACGTCTGACATTGCCAAAAGAATAGCACACGAAGCAAAT AAACTGATGTACCAAGAAGAAAGTGGTCTTTTCGATTTTAGGCGAACAGAAGTTTCACCACTGTTGTTGGCGCTTGACAGGAGAGATGATCCTGTAACCCCATTGCTCAATCAATGGACCTATCAG GCTATGGTTCATGAATTGATAGGaatccaagacaacaaggtgGACTTGAAATccattgataaattttcaaaggATCAGGAG GAGGTTGTGTTGTCGTCGGAACAAGATTCATTTTTCAAAGCTAACATGTATGAGAATTTTGGAGATATAGGTATGAATATCAAGCGGCTGGTTGATGAATTTCAGCAAGTGTCAAAGAGCAACCAGAACATCCAAACGATAG AGGACATGGCCAAATTTGTTGACAATTATCCTGAGTACAGAAAAATGCATGGGAATGTGTCAAAGCATGTGACTTTGGTAACAGAAATGAGCAAGATAGTACAACAGCGAAAACTTATGACAGTTTCACAAACAGAACAGGAACTGGCTTGCAATGGAGGACAAGGGGCTGCGTTTGAG GCAGTGACAAATCTACTAAATGATGATAGCATATCAGATGTGGACCGGCTGCGTTTAGTCATGCTATATGCTTTGCGATATGAGAAGGATAGCCCTGTTCAGTTAATGCAGCTTTTCAACAAACTGGCTTCCCGATCTGCCAAGTATAAATCTGGG CTCGTCCAGTTTCTTTTAAAGCAAGCAGGTGTTGACAAGAGAACTGGTGATCTTTTTGGAAATCGAGATCTAATGAATATTGCCCGTAATATGGCCCGTGGGTTGAAG GGTGTTGAGAATGTGTATACCCAGCACCAACCCCTTCTTTTCCAAACCATGGAAAGCATTGTCAAAGGACGGCTGAGAGATGTGGACTACCCATTTGTTGGAAATCACTTTCAACAAGGAAG GCCACAGGAAGTAATCATCTTCATTGTTGGTGGGACAACTTATGAGGAGTCAAGATGTGTTGCTCTACAAAATGCCAGCAATCCTGGAATTCGGTTTATACTTGGTGGCTCTTCTGTTCTCAATTCTAGGAG ATAG
- the LOC112705973 gene encoding uncharacterized protein produces MDLIKASNLTPSPLPFFTTTTKFSSHFCTFLCNIPRKPLTLRAKKRTSDSEPLLEPSLLQEVSFDDEEEDDELLDEFEFEAELDDDDDDDDVIVDDGDDVDVGAGEDEEEEEYEDGDALVYVGDGGAGGGISLAGTWWDKKALAIAKEVTASFDGDLQIYAFKTLVNSTILVRIERLTNKSGSPTMEDIEAFSTTYRTKLDEAEIAKFVPENLSLEVSSPGVERIVRIPTDLDRFKDRPMYVNYSIVNDSDNSSTEGDGVFRLESFDMETKCCTWGIADVRVNRGKGRPLNKKQREWRLSTPFDSLRLVRLHSDI; encoded by the exons ATGGATTTGATTAAAGCTTCGAATTTGACACCTTCACCGTTACCATTCTTCACTACAACGACCAAATTCTCTTCCCACTTTTGCACATTTCTATGTAATATTCCCAGAAAGCCCCTTACTTTGCGCGCCAAGAAGAGAACCTCAGATTCTGAGCCGCTTCTAGAACCTTCTCTCCTCCAAGAAGTATCCTTCGACGACGAAGAAGAAGATGACGAACTTCTTGACGAATTTGAATTTG AAGCTGAactggatgatgatgatgacgacgatgatgttattgttgatgatggtgatgatgttGATGTCGGTGCTGGTGAggatgaagaagaggaggagtatGAAGATGGCGATGCCTTAGTCTAT GTTGGTGATGGCGGAGCAGGTGGTGGAATCTCCCTTGCTGGGACATGGTGGGATAAGAAGGCACTAGCCATTGCTAAAGAAGTTACTGCCTCTTTTGATGGTGACCTGCAAATTTATGCCTTTAAGACTTTGGTCAATTCCACCATTCTAGTGCGCATTGAAAGGCTTACCAACAA GTCTGGCTCCCCAACAATGGAAGATATTGAAGCCTTTTCTACAACCTACAGAACAAAATTGGATGAAGCAGAGATTGCCAAATTTGTTCCTGAAAATTTGAGTTTGGAG GTGTCTTCTCCAGGTGTTGAAAGAATAGTTCGGATTCCAACTGACCTGGATCGATTCAAGGACCGGCCTATGTATGTGAATTACTCCATTGTTAATGATTCTGATAATTCATCTACAGAAGGTGATGGGGTCTTCAGGCTTGAATCCTTTGACATGGAAACTAAGTGTTGCACGTGGGGTATAGCTGATGTGAGAGTCAACAGAGGGAAAGGAAGACCACTGAATAAGAAGCAAAGAGAATGGCGTTTAAGCACTCCCTTTGATTCATTACGTTTAGTACGGTTGCACTctgatatttaa
- the LOC112705972 gene encoding vacuolar protein sorting-associated protein 45 homolog isoform X1, which yields MVLTSSARDYVNRMLQDISGMKVLILDCQTVSIVSVVYSQSELLQKEVFLVELVDSITKSKELMSHLKAVYFLRPTTENIQHLRRQLAAPRFGEYHLFFSNILKDTQIHILADSDEHEAVQQVQEFYADFVAVDPYHFTLHIPSSYIYMLPAVVDPSTLQRFCDRVVDGVAAVFLALKRRPVIRYQRTSDIAKRIAHEANKLMYQEESGLFDFRRTEVSPLLLALDRRDDPVTPLLNQWTYQAMVHELIGIQDNKVDLKSIDKFSKDQEEVVLSSEQDSFFKANMYENFGDIGMNIKRLVDEFQQVSKSNQNIQTIEDMAKFVDNYPEYRKMHGNVSKHVTLVTEMSKIVQQRKLMTVSQTEQELACNGGQGAAFEAVTNLLNDDSISDVDRLRLVMLYALRYEKDSPVQLMQLFNKLASRSAKYKSGLVQFLLKQAGVDKRTGDLFGNRDLMNIARNMARGLKGVENVYTQHQPLLFQTMESIVKGRLRDVDYPFVGNHFQQGRPQEVIIFIVGGTTYEESRCVALQNASNPGIRFILGGSSVLNSRSFIRDLEESQRVARSNTSIV from the exons atggTGCTCACGTCCTCTGCACGTGACTACGTCAACCGCATGCTGCAGGACATCTCCGGCATGAAGGTCCTAATCCTCGATTGCCAAACG GTGAGTATTGTGAGCGTTGTGTATTCACAGTCAGAGCTTCTTCAGAAGGAAGTATTCTTGGTGGAGTTGGTGGATTCCATAACCAAGTCGAAGGAGCTTATGTCGCATCTCAAGGCCGTTTACTTCCTTCGCCCTACGACGGAGAACATCCAGCATTTGCGCCGCCAGCTGGCCGCTCCTAGATTTGGGGAGTATCACCTAT ttttctccaacatattgAAGGACACTCAAATTCACATACTTGCTGATTCAGATGAACATGAAGCTGTCCAGCAAGTTCAG GAGTTCTACGCAGACTTTGTTGCAGTTGATCCTTATCATTTCACTTTGCACATCCCTTCAAGTTATATTTATATGCTCCCAGCTGTGGTGGATCCTTCAACACTGCAACGCTTCTGTGATCGGGTTGTTGATGGTGTAGCAGCTGTCTTTTTGGCATTAAAACGGAGACCAGTTATTAGATATCAAAGGACGTCTGACATTGCCAAAAGAATAGCACACGAAGCAAAT AAACTGATGTACCAAGAAGAAAGTGGTCTTTTCGATTTTAGGCGAACAGAAGTTTCACCACTGTTGTTGGCGCTTGACAGGAGAGATGATCCTGTAACCCCATTGCTCAATCAATGGACCTATCAG GCTATGGTTCATGAATTGATAGGaatccaagacaacaaggtgGACTTGAAATccattgataaattttcaaaggATCAGGAG GAGGTTGTGTTGTCGTCGGAACAAGATTCATTTTTCAAAGCTAACATGTATGAGAATTTTGGAGATATAGGTATGAATATCAAGCGGCTGGTTGATGAATTTCAGCAAGTGTCAAAGAGCAACCAGAACATCCAAACGATAG AGGACATGGCCAAATTTGTTGACAATTATCCTGAGTACAGAAAAATGCATGGGAATGTGTCAAAGCATGTGACTTTGGTAACAGAAATGAGCAAGATAGTACAACAGCGAAAACTTATGACAGTTTCACAAACAGAACAGGAACTGGCTTGCAATGGAGGACAAGGGGCTGCGTTTGAG GCAGTGACAAATCTACTAAATGATGATAGCATATCAGATGTGGACCGGCTGCGTTTAGTCATGCTATATGCTTTGCGATATGAGAAGGATAGCCCTGTTCAGTTAATGCAGCTTTTCAACAAACTGGCTTCCCGATCTGCCAAGTATAAATCTGGG CTCGTCCAGTTTCTTTTAAAGCAAGCAGGTGTTGACAAGAGAACTGGTGATCTTTTTGGAAATCGAGATCTAATGAATATTGCCCGTAATATGGCCCGTGGGTTGAAG GGTGTTGAGAATGTGTATACCCAGCACCAACCCCTTCTTTTCCAAACCATGGAAAGCATTGTCAAAGGACGGCTGAGAGATGTGGACTACCCATTTGTTGGAAATCACTTTCAACAAGGAAG GCCACAGGAAGTAATCATCTTCATTGTTGGTGGGACAACTTATGAGGAGTCAAGATGTGTTGCTCTACAAAATGCCAGCAATCCTGGAATTCGGTTTATACTTGGTGGCTCTTCTGTTCTCAATTCTAGGAG TTTTATTAGGGACCTGGAAGAATCTCAAAGGGTAGCTCGTTCGAACACCAGCATTGTTTGA